The following proteins come from a genomic window of Meleagris gallopavo isolate NT-WF06-2002-E0010 breed Aviagen turkey brand Nicholas breeding stock chromosome Z, Turkey_5.1, whole genome shotgun sequence:
- the NUDT12 gene encoding peroxisomal NADH pyrophosphatase NUDT12: MTNFEKNFHQEMVSQLHNFAAVGDAAGLKALLSRSPSLLNATAGNGWTALMYAARNGHFDVVRILLEGGCDRSIINKSRQTALDIAKFWGYKHIANLLANAKGGQKPGFLPTEVKGYSNYFGTTLLDRRSDKRIDSKWLSKKQSHPATVYILFSDLSPLVTLRGGAEKLQQPEVRLCRLHHEDVEQYISQTEEVTLIFLGVDLKLHMNLLTAHNREVLQEGDDDGLVAWFALSINPTSAERLKQKHEDCYFLHPPMPALLQLPENEAGVVAQARSILAWHSRYRFCPTCGSATKIEDGGYKKTCVKEDCPSLQGVHNTSYPRVDPVVIMQVIHPDGNHCLLGRQKRFPPGMFTCLAGFVEPGETIEDAVRREVEEETGVKVGHVQYVSCQPWPMPSSLMIGCLAVAVSTEIRVDKNEIEDARWFTREQVVDVLIKGNQRLFFVPPSQAIAHQLIKHWIGMNANL; the protein is encoded by the exons ATGACCAACTTTGAAAAGAACTTCCATCAGGAAATGGTTTCCCAGCTGCATAATTTTGCTGCGGTTGGAGATGCAGCCGGGCTGAAAGCATTGCTCAGCCGTTCTCCGTCACTGCTCAATGCGACTGCAGGTAATGGCTGGACAGCCCTGATGTACGCTGCGAGAAATGGACACTTTGATGTTGTGCGGATTCTTCTTGAAGGAGG gTGTGATAGATCCATCATTAATAAGTCAAGGCAGACAGCTCTGGACATAGCTAAATTTTGGGGGTACAAGCACATTGCTAATTTGTTGGCTAATGCAAAAGGTGGACAGAAGCCTGGTTTTCTGCCAACTGAAGTGAAAGGatattcaaattattttggcACAACGCTTCTGGACCGAAGAAGTGATAAAAGAATAGATTCCAAGTGGCTaagcaaaaaacaaagccatCCAGCTACAGTATACATACTCTTCTCAGACCTAAGTCCATTGGTTACTCTGAGAGGGGGAGCAGAGAAGTTGCAGCAGCCAGAAGTTAGGCTTTGCAGACTGCACCACGAGGATGTGGAACAGTACATAAGCCAGACTGAAGAAGTCACCTTGATTTTTCTTGGAGTTGATCTGAAGTTGCACATGAATCTTTTGACTGCTCACAATAGGGAGGTTCTACAAGAAGGTGATGATGATGGGCTCGTCGCTTGGTTTGCTCTTAGCATAAATCCTACTTCTGCTGAGAGACTTAAACAGAAGCACGAGGATTGTTACTTTCTTCATCCACCAATGCCAGCACTACTGCAGCTGCCTGAAAACGAAGCTG GAGTAGTAGCCCAGGCTAGATCTATTTTAGCATGGCACAGCCGCTACCGTTTCTGCCCAACTTGTGGGAGTGCAACCAAGATTGAAGATGGTGGCTACAAGAAAACTTGTGTGAAAGAAGATTGTCCCAGTCTCCAAGGTGTTCATAACACGTCATATCCAAGAGTTG ATCCTGTTGTGATAATGCAAGTCATTCACCCAGATGGGAATCACTGCCTTTTAGGTAGACAAAAGAGGTTTCCCCCTGGAATGTTTACTTGTCTTGCTGGATTTGTAGAACCTG GAGAAACAATAGAAGATGCTGTTCGAAGAGAAGTAGAAGAGGAAACTGGAGTCAAAGTTGGCCATGTTCAGTATGTCTCTTGTcagccatggccaatgccctccTCCCTAATGATTGGCTGCTTAGCTGTTGCAGTGTCTACAGAAATTAGAGTTGACAAGAATGAAATAGAGGATGCCCGCTGGTTCACTAGAGAACAA GTCGTGGATGTTCTCATTAAAGGAAATCAGCGTTTGTTCTTTGTACCACCGAGTCAAGCTATTGCACACCAGTTGATAAAACATTGGATTGGAATGAATGCTAATCTTTGA